GGGTAAGTGTGTATGTTCCTCTTACTTGTGGTACTGCGGGTTCTTGCTGATCAGTCTCTCTGGAAGGCCCTCATCTTCATCCAACTGCTCCATAGGCTCCACTGTCACTGGCCGTGGAAAcctgcacacgcacatgaacacacacaggatgcTGTCATGACTAACCCTACACATAATACCAGTAACAACTaaccccccaaaacacaaaTGGACCTCACCCACCATATGCCATGGGTAATTTACATGCCTGTCATTTATCAGACACTGATCCAAAGCGACTTGAGTAACTGgggattaagggtcttgttcaggaaCCCAACAGAGGGAACTTCAcagcagtgggacttgaactggcaaccttctgattactactcCAGTACCTTCACGACTGAGACTCCACTGCCCCCATAATGACTGTCTTACATCACAGTGAACATCATCACAGCACACGATACAGAACGCTGCAATCTGATACCTCTCATATGTCAACATCACAGAGACCAATACACTCCCCACAGATACCACCACTCCGCACCGCAAATACCGCCCCCACAAATACTACCACTCGACGCCGCAAATACCGCCCCCACAAATACTACCACTCGACGCCGCAAATACCGCCTCCACAAATACTGCCACTCGACGCCGGAAACACCGGCCCTACAAATACTAGCACTCGACACTGCAAAAAGtatggcaaaaaataaaagctgaatTACACTTAGCTAATTAGAGCTTAATAACAGACTGATATTTCAAGTTGTTATGATAAATATTGCAATACtttgaaaacacaaaactgaCAAGCCATTTACCCAAACTATTTCCAAACTTACATAATTTTATCACTTGCTTGACAAAGATTTTACTCAGCGTAAGAGGACAATACAAGTTCATAGTGTAATTGAGAAATGGAACTTATTGTAATACATGTTAAACCTCACTGGTGAACACTCGACGTAACATGATTAAGATCCTTTACCACAAACCACATGTTGGACTCTGAGCTCAGAGTATCCTCACTATCAGCAGTTCTGTGACTTCTGTGCATTTTGGATAAATTTAACAAACCTAGATCACTTTGGACAACACGGGTCTTTAACCACGTCACGTCCAGGTTCCCTACGGCACGTgtggtgtgcgcatgtgagaCTCACGAAGTGATCAGGAAGGCTCCGTCAGCACAGCGGTCCAGGGCCTTCCGGGCTGAGGGTTTGTTGGCAAACTCGACGATGCCCTTCCCCGTGGGGCGGCCGCGGTCGTCCACGATGACAATGGCACGCTCGATGGGGCCAAACAGGGCGAACGCCTCCTCCAGAAGCTCATTGGACACGAACTGCGGCAGGTTTTTGACCGTGAGCGCAGCACCATGTGTGGCGAAGCGCACGCGGATCTGACGCCCACGGAACTGTGTGTCGTCCAGCTCTGCTTTGGCGATGTCCGCCAGCGTCTTCGTCTCCTAGAAGGAGGGAACGTCATGAGACACAGCCACCAAACACCTGTATGGGTTCTTACTGGATCTTGCTGGAGCAGAATTCATACAAACATCAGCCAAAGCCACAACGTGGCGCTATGTTCTCTGCAGAGATGATCTCCACCCTCTACCATCTCACACTCAGGAGCATCAGGGCTCCCCACAATCAACGCTCTAACTGAGCCACTGCTCTCACCAGGCGGATGAAGCCAAAACCGCGGTCCTTGTTGATGAAGATCTCGGAGGGTTTGCCATATTTGGAGAACAACTTCTCCACTTCTTCTTCGGTAGTGCCAGCAGGCAGGTTCCCCACAAACAGCCGACTACGCTGTGTGTAGGTCTTCTCTCCCGGCTTCCTAAAGCTCTGTAGGTCTATAGTCAGGGCAAcgtctgagacagagagagagagagagagagagagagagagagagagagagagagagagagagagagagagagagagagagagagaaagaaaaaatgagtagagagggaaacagatgGCGGTACAAATGAGGAGAGAACCAGGAAAAAATAGAAAGATTAAAACCATTAATCAAGTCTGGACTGGACTGTTGACAGATTTTCTGTATAGTTTCTTTTATAATTTCCTTGTTGTAAACCATCTATAGCACATCACTTTTATTCCCCTTCACTGGACAGGAAGTTGCATTTATGCAACAATAGCGATCTCCAGGTTCTGTTGCCTAGGATACACAATCATTCATCTGAAATCATGCAGTTTGATTTTGCTGCCAGTAGTAACAGTAAAAAGAACACCATTGGGGACACAAACAGAATTCCCCAACATATGATCCTAACCCCTAGCACATAACCGTAAACCCTTCCCTACCAATAATGACAGGTAGAGAAGAACAGCAAAGTGCACAGCAGCGAGAAAACACCTCAGCTTTCACTCCAGAACATGGACTCCTACATAGCACACGGGTTTGTGCAAACACATGACCATGAGTCCATAGATTCTTATGTATATGATTCCCAAGAGCCCCTCCTACCAACTACACACCTATAAGTGGGCCCCTCCTAGTAGTGTTTAATTCCAGAACTGTCATTACAGTTCTGGGACTTGCAAACCTTTTCACAGTTTTGTAACTCAGAAAGGGCTTGTGAGATTATGGCTGGACCTAAACTTCGCAGGGTGGTACTATTTCAGCCACTGTGGCACTAGTGGCAAGAGAGTGCAAACTAAATAAGAACAGATTATTTAAGACTTTACACTTGACTGAATCAATGACAAGCCTGGCAAAGCGTGTGCTTGCATTCAGGGCCTGTCTGAGAAGAGGGGAGGCTTACTGGGGCTGGCCTGCTCCGAGGGCTCCGTGTGCTGCCCGTTGCTGTCCGATCCTCCGGTAGGTTTCCTCTGCTGCTCGTGCTGGGGGTTGGGCTGCTGTCTCGAGGGACCGTGGTTATGGTGTTCGGGACGGGGTCCTCGGTTTCCCTGCATCTGAAAACGGAGAACCATTTCTATTAGCCTACGGTaatcacacaaaaacaaaaaaaatcacgtCTTGTAGACTCCAGCCATCAGCAAACGTCTCTGAAAAATACTAAAAGCACCAGCAAAGAATAAATCCGACAGACAAGCCCTGTTTGTTCAAACATCGCAGTGGAGATGTTCAATATCTGCACGAGACCGAAGAACTCCGGAGAAGCGCTGGACATTACAGCGGAATAACTCATCATCCAGCTAGCGGGTGTGTGATGGAATCAGAACCAAGTTAAAGTATTAACAACATTCATTTTTCAGGCTAGCTAACTATGCAAGCGCTATTTTCCAATGCAGAATAATCTTGTGTAGGTAAGATGGAGCTGGCAGCATAACCAGACggctacacagacacactacccAGGTTAGCTAACAGCAGTCCTAATGTTACACAACCATCAGGTTAGCTAGCGTATCGAGTTACAAACGCATCAAAAGCATTATTAACATGTCTAATGTGGCAAGATACCGAACTGTAAACTACACCATCGTTTATCTATTATGGCAATATGAACATTGTTAGCCGAGGTAGCATTAGCATGTTACGTTAGCCTGGCAACGTTAGCCTAGCCAAGTTACCATCCACAGGCAACCTTTAAGTTGGCAACGCCAGTAAAATACGATTGTTGTTAACGAGCCATATTCAGTCATTAAGGCGCCAGCTACGTAACTAAGATGTTGTACACGCAGAAATACAGTTACCTTTCTGTAATTTATAAATATTCCTCTAAAAACCGGTCGCAAACAACAGTAGGTTGACCACAAAGAAGACTGGAGGCGGAGCAGAGCACAACGTAACTTGATATCCTTACTAACTGTTCATTTGCTGTTATTGCTTTTTCAAAACGATGAATACGAGGTTTGATTGGACAATTTTATGccaataaaatgaaacactgttttCTGAACCTTTTCATTGGTTTGCGTCAGTTTCAAACAGTCCTCTGAACTATTGGTCGCCGGTATAAGGAAATGACGTAATGACGTTAGTTAGAGGCGTAGTACACATATTTGATAAACCTTATACTTTTAATACCTCAGAAAAGGGAGCTGGAACATTATATTGAATTCCAGCCTTCCTTaaaacaaaagctgaaaagCATGTATGTAGGcaattttactgtttttgtgtagttttgtatATCCCCACAAGaaatgtatgtgcgtgtgcgtgtgtgtgtgttatgtatatatacacacacatatctgatCGTTTGTGCTATCTTAGgctttcaccccccccccccccccccaaaaaaaaaacaaaactatttttgcTGCAacctgtgatttaaaaaaaaaacaaaaaaacatgtacCCAAAAATCAGAGTTCATCTTGGTTCATAAATCATGGCAGTAtgcaacattttctttaaaaggtttttaaaaacagctttacTGGTAAAAGTTTAAGttaacaaatgtaaaacaagatacattttgtacttttatttctaagccataaaaataaaataagacatGTAATAactatattgtttttgttgaagTTTATATTTCCAGTATACACTCCAATGTTTCATAACAGGAGTGGAGATTAGAAAACTGTaagacagcattttaaaaaaccaacagcaaaatataatttttttaattagttgaTTGTAATTTAGGGTTCCCTAGTGGGGAGGTTCTGTAAATGTATAGATGCTAATGTTTCTATATCTTTAATATTGCATGAATTAAATTCTACAGTGTGAGAGACCATGTAAAAGCGTGGAAGGTCAGGGGTTATGCAGGCATCACAGAGCATCTTAACTGAGACTGGTGTGGGGACCCCTAATGAGCAAAATAAGTCCAATGAGGGCAGTGAAGGCCCTCCCTAAAACAGATTGAGGAAGAAAGTTTGAAAGTGAAACCAGTCCTCCACTGGACTGTGATGGTCACTACTGGGCCATGGAGACATGGGGCACTGCTTCTGAGCTTCTCTGTCATTCCCTGCCTGTAGGAAGTCCCAGTGTGCTGGTAGCCCTTATTTCTGGAGGATCTGCCTGGGCTCCCATAACTACAGTTGGACTGTACCACCTATTTCTGGAGGATCTGCCTGGGCTCCCATAACTACAGTTGGACTGTACCACCTATTTCTGCAGGGTCTGCCTGGGTTCCCATAGCTACAGTTGGACTGTACCATCTTGATGACTGTACCATCTTTATGATTTGAACCTTTGGCTGTGGGGTACTTCACCAAGTGGCTGATCTGCTGTGCATCGTCCTCCGTGTGGCAACCATGATGAGACTTGCACGATTGAAAGTGACAGGACAGCAGCACAGTTAGATATTACACTCATAAATATGCAGACTTAAGAGGCAGCTAATTGCTACTATAAGATTGTCTGCTAAATACTGTAATTGTAAATATAGACATACAGATGAGGGATGGAGTGGGattggagctaaactctgttgGGTGGTAGGTCTccaggggtgtgggtggatcTAAACTCTGTAGGATGGTAGAGCTCCAGGAGTGTGGGTGGATCTAAACTCTGTAGGATGGTAGagctccaggagtgggggtggatctaaactctgtaggggggtAGGTCtacaggagtgggggtggagctaaactatGTATTGTGGgtgatctccaggagtgggggtggagctaaactctttAGGTTGGTAGATCTCCAGGGGTGgggttggagctaaactctgtagggtggagATCTCCAGGAGTTTGACTTTGTATAAATCTGATTACTGTGACGTATTTCTAAGCAATGCTTAGTGTTTATATTGAAGTTTGtgatgtgtgggtttgtgtgtatccTTGTGTTTAATAGACAGTTTATCATCTTGTGTGTTGCCATGTTCAATGCATACTGTTTGTGTGtcgtagatctccaggagtggggttggagctaaactctgtagagTGGTAGATCTCCATTGGTATATGGATTATTTTTGTGGAAAGAAGTgtgaaataacaaaaataactaaaattcaaaaataactaaaattcACACAAGACCTGTCATCCATTTTATGATCCATAGGACTGTTCCCTTTAAGAATGCACAGGTCTGTGTTTCTCAGCTTTCTGCAGTCCCTTGATTGTAACACAGCtaactgtgtttattaattaactaattaattaagaTACAAAGTTATACCAGCTCTGTTGTTTCCTGGACATTGTTTCCTTAAAAGGGTTGAGTCAAAGTCCAGTCACGTCCTGTTAAAATGTCCCTATGCCAGTCTGGAATGTGACTCAGGAGTACTGTCCCACGGCCGTGTGAGGTGGTGATGACTCAGGAGTACTGTCCCACGGCCGTGTGAGGTGGTGATGACTCAGGAGTACTGTCCCACGGCCGTGTGAGGTGGTGATGACTCAGGAGTACTGTCCCACGGCCGTGTGAGGTGGTGATGACTCAGGAGTACTGTCCCACGGCCGTGTGAGGCAGACTGAGTCTCTGTGGTGTGATCACAGGTATTAGGATGGACTTGTGAGGGCATTTGCAGGGTTTAGGATTCACTCATTGCTTCTGCCGCACTACCAGATTTTCCACACAACAGTCCCTTTCGATTCACATCCTGACTTGGAATAATTTGAGTTGCTCTCTGTGTCCCATTAGCAGACATACAATGTCAAACTGCAGTAGACTCTCCAAAATCCAACAGAAGAATCAGACACATGCATGACTAACACAGAGAGTGAACTATTTTTACCCAAAACTCCTGTCAGCCAAGTTGGGCCTGCACCTTAAACACTCCTGGACAGAAGAGAAAGGGCTCAGTCTTCAGACAGGAAGTAATCTGGTGTCGCTGTGTTTTTGCTGGAGTGTGTCAGACTAAAAAGGCCTTTCACTGTAAGTTTACCAGCAACTCTGTCATTTCAGATTGAAATCATAAAATTGTCTGAAATCTCAATGAATTAATTCATCCTTAATTTAAACTCAGAAGTTTATTGCAGTAGAATCTCAATTACAATATAGCCAAGACCTCATGTAGTaaataatacacatttaaaaacttgTGATAAAAAGTGGGAGAATAAAAATAAGTACAATAATAAAACcttagaaataaaacaaatataactgcaaaaatgaaaacaaatgaatcttacactaaaaataaaacagaaaccaaTCATCGTTATATCAATGAATTAAGCTAATCAGTTAGTATTATATAAATGGGTTTGAGTAGGATCAGTACACCTCGTAAAGTAGATTAGCATTAGACTGCATGGTGGTAACCAGGTTGAAGTATCACAGTGTTTACAAACTCACTGAAGTATCACAGTGTTTATGAACTCACTGAAGTATCAGTGTTTATGAACTCCTCCATAAGCTTTTCTCTATAAGTATGATGACTGGGCTTTGTGCTAAACTAGCTGCTGGGCAAATACTTTACTGTCActtgattctgt
This is a stretch of genomic DNA from Electrophorus electricus isolate fEleEle1 chromosome 6, fEleEle1.pri, whole genome shotgun sequence. It encodes these proteins:
- the nono gene encoding non-POU domain-containing octamer-binding protein — encoded protein: MQGNRGPRPEHHNHGPSRQQPNPQHEQQRKPTGGSDSNGQHTEPSEQASPNVALTIDLQSFRKPGEKTYTQRSRLFVGNLPAGTTEEEVEKLFSKYGKPSEIFINKDRGFGFIRLETKTLADIAKAELDDTQFRGRQIRVRFATHGAALTVKNLPQFVSNELLEEAFALFGPIERAIVIVDDRGRPTGKGIVEFANKPSARKALDRCADGAFLITSFPRPVTVEPMEQLDEDEGLPERLISKNPQYHKEREQPPRFAQPGSFEYEYAMRWKALMEMEKQQFEQVDRNIKEAQEKLEQEMEAARHEHQVMLMRQDLLRRQEELRRMEEAHNQEVQKRKQLELRQEEERRRREEELRAHTEDLMRRQQGAAGGFGEKREQEMRMHMGGQGLPMNRNPMGGNAAAPGAPNITANEGAGGNPGGLPLPFPRPGPPIDFGPNKRRRF